The Streptococcus pluranimalium genome contains a region encoding:
- a CDS encoding energy-coupling factor transporter ATPase, with translation MGISLKNVSYTYQAGTPFEGRALFDIDLKIEKGSYTAFIGHTGSGKSTIMQLLNGLNIPTEGTVYVDDFEIASSAKPKDIKSVRQKVGLVFQFPESQLFDETVLKDVAFGPQNFGVSVEEAEDRARQSLKQVGISEDLFDQNPFDLSGGQMRRVAIAGILAMQPEILILDEPTAGLDPRGRKELMTLFKQLHDSGMTIVLVTHLMDDVADYADYAYLLEKGQIVAQGSPVDLFQDVAFLEEKQVGVPKITKFAYRLQKRGLSLPSLPITIEQFKEEIRRG, from the coding sequence ATGGGAATTTCTCTCAAAAATGTAAGTTATACCTATCAAGCTGGGACACCCTTTGAAGGGCGTGCCCTTTTTGATATTGATTTGAAGATTGAAAAAGGGTCATATACGGCCTTTATCGGACATACTGGTTCAGGTAAGTCGACCATTATGCAGCTGCTGAACGGTCTGAATATCCCGACAGAAGGAACTGTTTATGTTGATGATTTTGAGATTGCTTCGTCTGCCAAGCCTAAAGATATTAAGTCAGTAAGGCAAAAGGTTGGATTGGTTTTCCAATTTCCTGAAAGTCAGTTATTTGATGAAACTGTTTTAAAGGATGTGGCTTTTGGACCACAAAATTTTGGTGTTTCTGTAGAAGAAGCTGAAGACCGTGCTCGTCAGAGTTTGAAACAAGTAGGAATTTCTGAAGATTTATTTGATCAAAATCCATTTGATTTATCGGGTGGTCAAATGCGACGGGTTGCCATTGCTGGTATATTGGCTATGCAACCAGAAATCCTTATTTTAGATGAGCCAACGGCAGGTTTAGATCCTAGAGGTCGCAAAGAGTTGATGACCTTGTTCAAGCAGTTACATGACTCTGGTATGACGATTGTACTAGTTACACACTTGATGGATGATGTTGCTGATTATGCTGATTATGCCTATCTACTTGAAAAAGGACAGATTGTCGCTCAGGGAAGTCCGGTCGATCTTTTCCAAGATGTTGCCTTTTTAGAAGAAAAGCAGGTTGGGGTACCTAAAATCACCAAATTTGCTTATCGATTGCAAAAAAGAGGGCTCTCATTACCATCATTACCGATTACGATAGAGCAGTTTAAGGAGGAGATTAGGCGTGGATAA
- a CDS encoding histidine phosphatase family protein has product MKQTIYLIRHAEPNYNNHQDDERELTAKGLQDCQLLLDYFKDINIDRIYSSPFKRTLQTIDELAKEKNLPIQIKENFRERKIDDVWIDDFNTFSQRQWQDFNYKLAKGESLQEVQDRNIQQLQEILKEQETSIIISSHGTAISTILNYYDHQFSFDNFQAIKQLMPFLATLSFENGKLQDFSIRNLFNDQIVYTKRS; this is encoded by the coding sequence ATGAAACAAACCATCTATCTCATCCGACATGCTGAACCTAATTATAATAATCATCAGGATGATGAAAGAGAACTGACAGCTAAAGGTTTACAAGACTGTCAACTATTACTAGATTACTTTAAGGATATTAACATTGATAGGATTTACTCTAGCCCCTTCAAACGTACTCTTCAAACCATTGATGAACTAGCCAAGGAAAAAAATTTACCCATCCAAATTAAAGAGAACTTTAGAGAACGTAAAATTGATGATGTTTGGATTGATGATTTCAATACCTTTTCTCAGCGTCAGTGGCAAGACTTTAACTATAAACTAGCAAAAGGTGAGAGCCTCCAAGAAGTACAAGATCGAAATATCCAACAACTGCAAGAGATACTAAAGGAACAAGAAACTTCTATCATTATTTCTTCGCACGGAACAGCCATCTCTACTATTCTCAATTATTATGATCATCAATTTTCCTTTGATAACTTTCAAGCTATTAAACAACTCATGCCTTTTCTGGCAACACTATCATTTGAAAATGGTAAGCTTCAAGATTTTAGCATAAGAAATCTTTTTAACGATCAAATCGTCTATACAAAAAGAAGTTGA
- a CDS encoding NUDIX hydrolase, producing the protein MDFRTKVNHHSFGVRVSALMLKEDKLYLAKSPKDEYYLLGGAILVNELTETAIKREIYEEVGIQIEVGQLAFVVENHFSLENTEYHQIEFHYVVTPLSSPNSKIEEGGQIRRCEWVSLNELDNINLNPAFLKKALINWDGQLKHIVNKDGED; encoded by the coding sequence ATGGATTTTCGTACTAAGGTTAATCACCATAGTTTTGGAGTTCGGGTATCAGCTTTGATGCTGAAAGAGGATAAGCTTTATTTAGCTAAATCACCAAAAGACGAGTATTATTTGCTAGGTGGTGCTATTCTTGTCAATGAGTTGACAGAAACTGCTATTAAACGTGAAATTTATGAAGAGGTTGGGATTCAGATTGAAGTTGGTCAATTAGCTTTTGTTGTTGAAAATCATTTTTCTTTAGAAAATACGGAATACCATCAAATAGAATTTCATTATGTTGTTACTCCGTTATCATCTCCCAATTCAAAGATTGAGGAGGGAGGGCAAATAAGACGATGTGAGTGGGTCTCTCTAAATGAACTTGATAATATAAATTTAAATCCCGCCTTCCTCAAAAAGGCTTTAATAAACTGGGATGGCCAGTTAAAACATATTGTAAATAAAGATGGAGAAGATTAA
- a CDS encoding DHH family phosphoesterase — translation MKRFRFETIHLVMIGMIVFGLLAISVRLTQSETGLLIAIFLACLFLTALLYFQKESYQLSEDEQIELLNDQTESSLKTLLDKMPVGVIKFDPEESDIDWYNPYSQLIFSDPESGKFDTQIVQNLINAHKEGAPTRSITIGDARYNSYMDLEAGVFYFFDASQEIESSQKALKKRPVIGIMSVDNYDDFTDNMADADVSSINSFVANFIANFAEEHAIFYRRVAMDRFYFFTDYGTLEKLIDDKFDILDRFRQEAQEYDLSLTLSMGISYGRGHHNQIGVIAQENLNIALVRGGDQAVLKENEEHADLLYFGGGTVSTVKRSRTRTRAMMSAISDKIKSVDKVFVVGHRRLDMDALGSAVGMQFFANQLVSESYVVYDPSDMGMDIERAIERLKEDDSTDLVTISEALQMVDHRSLLIMVDHSKTSLTLSKELFDEFRETIVVDHHRRDDDFPDNAVLTFIESGASSAAELVTELITFQNAKDNKLNKLQASLLMAGIMLDTKNFSTRVTSRTFDVASYLRSLGSDSAEIQSIAATDFEEYRQVNELILKAKLYKDHIMVASGPEDVSYNNVIASKAADSLLRMANVEASFVISKNQKGQTTISARSRNHINVQRIMEQLGGGGHFNLAACQCDNIAVIDLEAKLFDIIDKEVEEE, via the coding sequence ATGAAAAGATTTCGTTTTGAAACCATTCATCTTGTGATGATTGGCATGATTGTATTTGGTCTCTTGGCCATCAGTGTGCGTCTAACACAGTCAGAAACTGGTCTATTGATTGCTATTTTTTTGGCGTGTTTATTTTTGACGGCATTGCTTTATTTTCAGAAAGAAAGTTATCAACTATCGGAAGATGAACAAATTGAACTATTAAATGATCAAACTGAGTCAAGCTTAAAAACCTTGCTAGATAAAATGCCAGTTGGAGTGATTAAGTTTGATCCCGAAGAAAGTGATATTGACTGGTATAATCCGTATTCTCAGCTGATTTTTAGTGACCCTGAGTCTGGGAAATTTGATACTCAGATTGTCCAAAATCTCATTAATGCCCACAAAGAGGGGGCTCCAACGCGTAGTATTACTATTGGAGATGCACGTTATAATTCTTATATGGATTTAGAGGCAGGTGTTTTTTACTTCTTCGATGCGAGTCAAGAAATTGAAAGTAGTCAAAAGGCTCTTAAAAAACGTCCTGTTATTGGGATTATGTCTGTCGACAATTATGATGATTTTACAGATAACATGGCAGATGCTGATGTTTCAAGCATTAATAGTTTTGTAGCTAATTTTATTGCTAATTTTGCAGAAGAGCATGCTATTTTCTATCGTCGCGTTGCTATGGACCGTTTTTACTTCTTTACGGATTATGGTACCCTCGAAAAATTAATTGACGATAAATTCGATATTCTAGATCGTTTCCGTCAAGAGGCTCAAGAATATGACTTATCACTGACCTTGAGTATGGGGATTTCCTATGGAAGGGGGCACCATAATCAGATTGGTGTGATTGCTCAAGAAAATCTGAACATCGCTTTGGTTCGTGGTGGAGATCAAGCCGTTCTTAAAGAAAATGAAGAACATGCTGATTTGCTCTACTTTGGAGGGGGAACAGTTTCTACAGTTAAACGTTCTAGAACGCGAACGCGTGCGATGATGTCGGCTATATCAGATAAGATTAAGTCAGTTGATAAGGTATTTGTTGTAGGACATCGCCGTTTAGATATGGACGCTTTAGGTTCAGCTGTTGGGATGCAATTCTTCGCTAATCAATTAGTATCAGAATCTTATGTTGTCTACGATCCTAGTGATATGGGAATGGATATAGAAAGAGCCATTGAACGTCTGAAAGAAGATGACTCCACTGATCTTGTGACAATTTCAGAAGCTTTACAGATGGTTGATCATAGATCATTGTTAATCATGGTTGACCACTCTAAAACTAGTCTGACACTATCGAAAGAGTTGTTTGATGAGTTTCGTGAAACCATTGTAGTTGACCATCATCGTCGAGATGATGATTTCCCTGATAATGCTGTCTTGACCTTTATTGAGAGTGGTGCCAGCTCAGCGGCTGAATTGGTCACTGAATTGATTACATTCCAAAATGCTAAGGATAACAAACTAAATAAACTTCAGGCTAGTCTCTTGATGGCGGGTATTATGCTTGATACTAAGAATTTTTCAACACGCGTAACCAGTCGTACATTTGATGTAGCTAGCTATCTGAGAAGTTTGGGGAGTGACAGTGCTGAAATTCAATCGATCGCTGCAACTGATTTTGAAGAATATCGCCAAGTCAATGAATTAATTTTGAAGGCTAAATTATATAAAGACCATATCATGGTTGCTAGTGGTCCGGAAGATGTTTCTTATAATAATGTCATTGCAAGTAAGGCAGCTGACAGTCTTCTTAGAATGGCTAATGTTGAAGCTAGTTTTGTTATTTCTAAAAATCAAAAAGGTCAAACAACGATCTCAGCACGTAGTCGAAATCATATAAACGTTCAGCGTATTATGGAGCAATTGGGCGGTGGAGGTCATTTTAACCTCGCTGCTTGTCAATGTGATAATATTGCTGTGATTGACTTAGAAGCGAAATTATTCGATATTATTGATAAAGAAGTAGAGGAGGAGTAG
- the mnmA gene encoding tRNA 2-thiouridine(34) synthase MnmA has translation MNDNSKTRVVVGMSGGVDSSVTALLLKEQGYDVVGVFMKNWDDTDEFGVCTATEDYKDVAAVADQIGIPYYSVNFEKEYWDRVFEYFLAEYRAGRTPNPDVMCNKEIKFKAFLDYAMSLGADYVATGHYAQVARDEDGTVHMLRGADNGKDQTYFLSQLSQEQLQKTMFPLGHLQKSEVREIAERAGLATAKKKDSTGICFIGEKNFKEFLSQYLPAQKGRMMTVDGRDMGEHAGLMYYTIGQRGGLGIGGQQGGDNEPWFVVGKDLSKNILYVGQGFYHESLMSTSLDASTIHFTREMPEEFTLECTAKFRYRQPDSKVTVKVTVDKAEVIFAEPQRAITPGQAVVFYDGDECLGGGIIDQAYKDGVACQYI, from the coding sequence ATGAATGATAATTCAAAGACTCGTGTCGTTGTCGGCATGAGTGGAGGAGTTGATTCCTCAGTAACAGCCCTCTTGCTCAAGGAGCAGGGTTATGATGTTGTTGGTGTCTTCATGAAAAACTGGGATGACACCGACGAATTCGGCGTCTGTACGGCGACAGAAGACTACAAAGATGTCGCAGCTGTAGCGGATCAGATTGGGATTCCTTATTACTCGGTTAACTTTGAAAAAGAGTATTGGGACCGTGTTTTTGAGTATTTCTTAGCGGAATATCGTGCGGGACGCACTCCCAATCCAGACGTCATGTGTAATAAAGAAATTAAATTTAAGGCTTTCTTGGACTATGCCATGAGTCTAGGCGCTGATTATGTGGCGACTGGGCATTATGCGCAGGTTGCGCGTGATGAAGATGGGACTGTTCACATGCTTCGTGGCGCTGATAATGGTAAGGATCAAACTTATTTCTTAAGTCAATTATCACAAGAACAATTGCAAAAGACCATGTTTCCACTTGGTCACCTGCAAAAATCAGAGGTACGTGAAATAGCAGAGCGTGCTGGGCTTGCAACAGCTAAGAAAAAAGATTCTACTGGAATCTGCTTTATTGGTGAGAAGAACTTTAAAGAGTTCCTTAGTCAATACCTTCCTGCTCAAAAGGGGCGTATGATGACAGTTGACGGTCGTGATATGGGCGAACATGCTGGACTTATGTACTATACCATTGGTCAACGTGGTGGTCTTGGTATCGGTGGTCAACAAGGTGGCGATAATGAGCCTTGGTTTGTTGTGGGTAAAGACTTGTCAAAAAATATCCTTTATGTTGGGCAAGGTTTCTACCATGAGTCTCTCATGTCAACCTCACTTGACGCTTCAACCATTCACTTTACACGTGAAATGCCTGAAGAATTTACCTTAGAATGCACGGCAAAATTCCGTTACCGTCAACCAGACAGTAAAGTAACTGTCAAGGTGACAGTTGACAAGGCAGAAGTTATCTTTGCTGAGCCACAACGTGCCATCACACCAGGGCAAGCCGTTGTTTTCTACGATGGTGATGAATGTCTTGGTGGTGGGATTATTGACCAAGCTTATAAAGATGGCGTTGCTTGTCAGTATATTTAA
- a CDS encoding HIT family protein: MDCCVFCELETVLTENDLAKAFYDNNPVSEGHVLIVPKRHVEDYFALTTDEKNAIDDLLLKCKVDLDDRYTPAGYNIGVNCGKDAGQTIFHCHVHLIPRYIGDVADPTGGVRGVIPEKQNYKS; encoded by the coding sequence ATGGATTGTTGTGTTTTTTGTGAACTTGAAACAGTTTTAACTGAGAATGATCTTGCAAAGGCTTTTTATGATAATAATCCGGTATCGGAAGGACATGTTTTGATTGTTCCTAAGCGCCATGTAGAAGACTATTTTGCTCTAACAACTGACGAAAAAAATGCGATTGATGATTTGTTATTGAAATGCAAAGTCGATTTAGATGATCGATACACGCCTGCAGGATATAATATTGGTGTTAATTGCGGGAAAGATGCTGGTCAGACGATCTTTCACTGTCATGTTCACCTAATACCACGTTATATTGGTGATGTCGCCGATCCTACTGGTGGTGTTAGAGGAGTCATTCCAGAAAAGCAAAATTATAAATCTTGA
- the sdaAA gene encoding L-serine ammonia-lyase, iron-sulfur-dependent, subunit alpha encodes MFYSIKELVQQAEENYNGSVADLMIATEIELTGRQEDEIRYIMSRNLEVMLASVKDGLNKEKSVSGLTGGDAFKLNQYIQKGNTLSEPTILTAARNAMAVNEQNAKMGLVCATPTAGSAGCIPAIISTAIEKLNLTAEEQLDFLFTAGAFGLVIANNASISGAEGGCQAEVGSAAAMGAAAMAMAAGGTAYQASQAVAFVIKNLLGLVCDPVAGLVEVPCVKRNAMGASFALVAADMALAGIESKIPVDEVVDAMYQVGKAMPTAFKETAEGGLAATPTGKRYAQEIFGGI; translated from the coding sequence ATGTTTTACTCAATTAAAGAATTAGTGCAGCAAGCAGAAGAAAATTATAATGGTTCCGTTGCTGATTTAATGATTGCCACTGAAATAGAGTTGACCGGTCGTCAAGAAGACGAAATCCGCTATATTATGTCTCGTAATTTAGAAGTCATGCTAGCCTCTGTTAAAGATGGTTTGAATAAGGAAAAATCTGTTAGTGGTCTGACAGGTGGCGATGCTTTTAAGTTGAATCAATACATCCAAAAAGGGAATACCCTATCTGAACCCACCATTCTAACAGCTGCACGTAACGCCATGGCTGTCAATGAGCAAAACGCTAAAATGGGATTGGTCTGTGCCACTCCAACTGCTGGAAGCGCTGGTTGTATTCCCGCTATCATTTCAACAGCTATTGAAAAATTAAATCTGACTGCAGAAGAACAGCTTGATTTTCTCTTTACAGCAGGAGCATTTGGATTGGTCATTGCTAACAATGCTTCTATTTCTGGAGCAGAAGGTGGCTGTCAAGCTGAAGTTGGTTCAGCAGCAGCTATGGGAGCAGCAGCTATGGCAATGGCTGCTGGAGGAACTGCCTACCAAGCTAGTCAAGCTGTCGCCTTCGTCATCAAAAATCTACTCGGTCTTGTCTGCGATCCAGTAGCTGGTTTAGTCGAAGTTCCCTGTGTCAAGCGCAATGCCATGGGAGCAAGCTTTGCTCTAGTAGCAGCTGATATGGCGCTAGCTGGTATTGAATCAAAAATTCCAGTTGACGAGGTTGTTGACGCCATGTATCAAGTCGGCAAGGCCATGCCTACAGCCTTTAAAGAAACTGCCGAAGGAGGACTCGCTGCAACACCTACCGGAAAACGCTATGCTCAAGAAATCTTTGGAGGTATCTAG
- a CDS encoding lysozyme family protein — MKRHLKENKLKKKTLYLLLPLLAFGAILGATGVFSSNSYFSKAESEEVEIKPTQETSSQASSSEATKTSSTSRSSASETAPSSNEASTTSEAPVSEVAAVAAPETAAVATNSEQAVASEVAYNTQVTATPVQQTQHYAAPTSTGALANGNTAGKDGAYAAAQMAAATGVDQATWEHIIARESNGQVGARNASGASGLFQTMPGWGSTATIQDQINSAINAYNAQGLSAWGY, encoded by the coding sequence ATGAAACGACATTTAAAAGAAAATAAATTAAAGAAAAAGACCTTGTATTTGTTATTACCGCTTTTAGCTTTTGGTGCTATTCTGGGAGCAACAGGGGTTTTCAGTTCCAACAGTTACTTTTCAAAAGCAGAATCCGAGGAAGTTGAGATAAAACCAACACAGGAGACCAGTAGTCAAGCTTCTTCAAGTGAGGCCACAAAAACGTCAAGTACTTCTAGGTCATCTGCTAGTGAAACTGCACCAAGTTCAAATGAGGCTTCAACTACTAGTGAAGCTCCTGTCAGTGAGGTTGCTGCTGTAGCAGCGCCAGAGACAGCGGCAGTAGCTACAAATTCAGAACAAGCAGTGGCATCTGAGGTGGCTTATAATACGCAAGTAACAGCGACACCCGTACAACAGACACAGCATTATGCGGCGCCAACATCTACAGGTGCTTTAGCTAATGGTAATACTGCTGGTAAGGATGGAGCTTATGCAGCAGCACAAATGGCGGCAGCCACAGGTGTAGATCAAGCAACATGGGAACACATTATAGCTCGTGAATCAAATGGTCAAGTTGGTGCTCGTAATGCTTCTGGCGCCTCAGGGCTTTTCCAAACTATGCCGGGCTGGGGTTCTACAGCTACTATCCAAGATCAGATTAATTCAGCTATTAATGCTTACAATGCTCAAGGCTTATCAGCTTGGGGTTATTAA
- a CDS encoding energy-coupling factor transporter transmembrane component T family protein, producing MDKLILGRYIPGDSLVHRLDPRSKLIAMMLFIIVVFWANNVVTNAIMLAFTLVAVILSQIPVKFFINGVKPMIGIILFTTLFQVFFTTQGNPLFTFWVFKITDFGLAQALLIFMRFVLIILMSTILTLTTMPLSLADAVESLLKPLRVFKVPAHEIGLMLSLSLRFVPTLMDDTTRIMNAQRARGVDFGEGNLMQKVKTIIPILIPLFASSFKRADALATAMESRGYQGGDGRTKYRQLKWQLSDSLTILAFLLLGVTLFMLKTTV from the coding sequence GTGGATAAGTTAATATTAGGTCGTTATATCCCTGGTGATTCTCTTGTCCATCGTTTGGATCCTCGTAGTAAATTGATTGCAATGATGCTGTTTATTATTGTTGTCTTTTGGGCAAATAATGTGGTGACTAATGCTATTATGTTGGCATTTACTTTGGTTGCGGTTATTCTTTCCCAGATTCCAGTCAAGTTCTTTATTAACGGTGTCAAGCCGATGATTGGGATTATCTTATTTACCACTTTGTTTCAAGTCTTCTTTACGACACAAGGTAATCCATTATTTACTTTTTGGGTGTTTAAAATTACGGATTTTGGCTTAGCTCAGGCTTTGTTGATTTTCATGCGTTTTGTTTTAATCATTCTGATGTCAACGATATTGACCTTGACAACAATGCCTTTAAGTTTAGCTGATGCAGTGGAGTCTCTTTTAAAACCATTACGTGTTTTCAAAGTACCAGCACATGAAATAGGTCTAATGCTATCGCTTAGTTTACGTTTTGTTCCAACTTTAATGGATGATACGACGAGAATCATGAATGCACAGAGGGCGCGTGGTGTTGATTTTGGTGAGGGAAACCTTATGCAGAAGGTCAAAACGATTATTCCTATTCTTATCCCCTTATTTGCGTCAAGTTTCAAGAGAGCTGATGCTTTGGCTACTGCTATGGAATCACGTGGTTATCAAGGTGGAGATGGTCGGACAAAATATCGTCAACTCAAGTGGCAGTTATCTGATAGTCTAACGATTTTAGCCTTTCTGCTACTTGGTGTCACATTATTTATGCTAAAAACAACTGTTTAA
- the mnmG gene encoding tRNA uridine-5-carboxymethylaminomethyl(34) synthesis enzyme MnmG has product MEHTFSETFDVIVVGAGHAGVEAALAASRMGSKTLLATINLDMLAFMPCNPSIGGSAKGIVVREIDALGGEMGKNIDKTYIQMKMLNTGKGPAVRALRAQADKHLYAEEMKKTVEQEENLTLRQSMIDDILVEDGQVVGVLTATGQKYGARAVVITTGTALRGEIILGELKYSSGPNNSLASVTLADNLVKHGLEIGRFKTGTPPRVKGSTIDYSVTEVQPGDTKPNHFSFMSKDEDYITDQVDCWLTYTNADSHDLIKKNLHRAPMFSGVVKGVGPRYCPSIEDKIVRFADKERHQLFLEPEGRHTDEVYVQGLSTSLPEDVQRELIHSVKGLENAEMMRTGYAIEYDIVLPHQLRATLETKVISGLFTAGQTNGTSGYEEAAGQGIIAGINAALKVQGKPEFILKRSDAYIGVMIDDLVTKGTLEPYRLLTSRAEYRLILRHDNADMRLTPLGRQVGLVDDERWNAFEIKKNQFDNELTRLDTVKLKPVKETNERIQSLGFKSLTDAMTAKAFMRRPEIDYKVATDFVGPAAEDLDSKVIELLETEIKYEGYINKALDQVDKMKRMEEKRIPANIDWDAIDSIATEARQKFKKINPETIGQASRISGVNPADISILMVYLEGNNKARRNLDK; this is encoded by the coding sequence GTGGAACATACTTTTAGTGAAACATTTGACGTCATTGTTGTTGGTGCTGGACATGCGGGTGTCGAAGCTGCTTTAGCGGCTAGCCGGATGGGGTCTAAAACCTTATTAGCGACCATTAACTTAGATATGCTAGCTTTCATGCCGTGTAACCCATCCATTGGCGGCTCTGCTAAGGGGATTGTCGTCCGTGAAATCGACGCCCTTGGTGGTGAAATGGGTAAAAATATTGATAAAACCTATATTCAGATGAAGATGCTCAATACTGGGAAAGGTCCTGCGGTGCGTGCCCTTCGTGCCCAAGCAGATAAGCATCTTTATGCGGAAGAGATGAAAAAGACTGTTGAGCAAGAAGAAAATTTGACCTTACGTCAATCTATGATTGATGACATTTTGGTTGAAGATGGACAAGTTGTCGGTGTCTTGACAGCTACTGGTCAAAAATATGGGGCTCGTGCAGTTGTGATCACAACAGGAACAGCCTTGCGTGGGGAAATTATCTTAGGTGAACTCAAGTATTCATCTGGACCAAATAACAGCTTGGCTTCAGTGACACTGGCTGACAACCTTGTCAAGCATGGTCTTGAAATTGGTCGCTTTAAAACAGGGACACCACCACGTGTCAAAGGGTCAACCATTGACTATTCCGTGACAGAAGTGCAACCTGGTGACACGAAACCGAATCATTTTTCATTTATGTCTAAGGATGAAGACTATATTACTGATCAAGTTGACTGCTGGTTGACATACACTAATGCAGATAGTCATGATTTGATCAAGAAAAATCTTCACCGCGCTCCGATGTTCTCAGGTGTTGTCAAGGGGGTTGGTCCGCGTTATTGTCCATCGATTGAAGACAAGATTGTCCGTTTTGCGGATAAGGAACGCCATCAGCTTTTCCTTGAACCAGAAGGACGTCATACTGATGAAGTTTACGTACAAGGATTGTCAACCTCTTTACCAGAGGATGTACAACGCGAGCTGATTCATTCGGTTAAGGGGTTGGAAAATGCCGAAATGATGCGTACGGGTTATGCCATAGAGTATGACATTGTCTTGCCACACCAACTGCGTGCAACCTTGGAAACTAAGGTGATTTCAGGTCTCTTTACCGCTGGTCAAACCAATGGAACATCTGGTTATGAAGAAGCTGCTGGACAAGGTATTATTGCTGGTATCAATGCAGCTCTTAAAGTCCAAGGTAAGCCAGAATTTATCTTAAAACGTTCTGATGCTTATATCGGTGTTATGATTGACGACCTTGTCACTAAAGGAACCTTAGAGCCATACCGTCTCTTAACGTCTCGTGCAGAATACCGTCTCATTCTTCGCCATGACAATGCGGATATGCGGTTGACACCACTCGGACGTCAAGTTGGTTTGGTTGATGATGAGCGCTGGAATGCCTTTGAAATCAAGAAAAATCAGTTTGACAATGAGTTGACACGACTTGACACGGTTAAGCTAAAACCTGTCAAGGAAACTAATGAGCGCATCCAATCTCTTGGCTTTAAATCATTGACAGATGCTATGACAGCTAAGGCTTTCATGCGCCGTCCGGAGATTGATTATAAGGTGGCGACAGACTTTGTAGGACCTGCAGCTGAGGACTTGGATAGTAAAGTAATTGAACTTTTGGAAACGGAAATCAAGTATGAAGGCTATATTAATAAAGCTCTTGATCAGGTTGACAAGATGAAACGTATGGAAGAAAAACGAATTCCAGCTAACATCGACTGGGATGCGATTGATTCTATTGCTACTGAAGCCCGTCAAAAGTTCAAGAAAATTAATCCAGAAACCATTGGACAAGCTAGCCGTATCTCGGGCGTGAATCCAGCTGATATTTCGATTTTGATGGTTTATCTAGAAGGCAATAATAAGGCCCGTCGTAACCTTGATAAGTAA
- the sdaAB gene encoding L-serine ammonia-lyase, iron-sulfur-dependent subunit beta, giving the protein MKPLKFQSVFDIIGPVMIGPSSSHTAGAVRIGRLIHSILGMEPKEVTFYLYNSFAKTYRGHGTDRALVAGIMGMDTDNPNIKHSLEIAHEKGIRIYWEILKEGDAPHPNTVKIEVKDSNGNSMSLTGISIGGGNIQVTELNGFAVTLQMNTPTIIVVHQDVPGMIAKVTDILSDYDINIAQMNVTREKAGQKAIMIIEVDSRDCQDAVNAIETIPHLYNVNYFG; this is encoded by the coding sequence ATGAAACCTCTAAAATTTCAATCTGTTTTCGATATTATTGGACCTGTCATGATTGGTCCGTCATCGAGCCATACCGCAGGTGCTGTGAGAATAGGACGACTGATTCACTCTATTTTAGGCATGGAACCAAAGGAAGTCACTTTTTACCTTTACAACTCTTTTGCTAAAACCTACCGCGGTCATGGAACAGATCGTGCCCTCGTTGCTGGGATTATGGGTATGGATACGGACAATCCTAACATTAAGCATTCACTAGAAATTGCTCATGAAAAGGGAATTCGTATCTACTGGGAAATTTTAAAGGAAGGTGACGCTCCCCACCCTAACACTGTCAAAATCGAAGTCAAAGATTCCAATGGCAACAGCATGAGCCTTACTGGTATTTCTATCGGTGGTGGTAATATCCAAGTGACAGAACTAAATGGTTTTGCCGTAACCCTGCAGATGAACACCCCTACCATTATCGTTGTTCATCAAGATGTACCTGGTATGATTGCAAAAGTCACCGATATTTTATCTGATTATGATATCAATATTGCTCAGATGAACGTTACTCGTGAAAAAGCCGGACAAAAGGCCATTATGATCATTGAAGTTGATTCACGGGACTGTCAAGATGCTGTCAATGCAATCGAAACTATTCCACATCTCTACAATGTCAATTACTTTGGATAA